A stretch of Exiguobacterium sp. BMC-KP DNA encodes these proteins:
- a CDS encoding cation diffusion facilitator family transporter, whose protein sequence is MGEFITLLRRGNRSALTAGIVNSVIAIIKAIAYVLTGNVAMFAEMMHTLGDAANQFFVFIGSALSKKAPTKRFPNGFGRLVNLVLLGAILFVGIMAYETIHEGIAHIIEPTESTGFWITLSVLFVGVVLESGVFVKAMQEIAHDAKLDSKGPRLILDSFRSLKQAKPATRLVFLEDLVATAGGVVAMIAVIISHVTPFHQAEGIASILIGLMMFYVVGNVFLQNAAGALGEADETMAARLGGLIMKDPDVKDISKLEVIKEGDHFHVEVEIEVDPALTIAQADDIKDRLELQIRLQQGIIDVTIGFDEDDKIQQYIVASDES, encoded by the coding sequence ATGGGAGAATTCATTACGTTATTACGCCGGGGTAACCGGTCGGCTTTGACGGCAGGGATCGTCAACTCCGTCATCGCCATCATTAAGGCAATCGCTTATGTCTTGACGGGAAATGTTGCGATGTTCGCTGAGATGATGCATACGCTCGGTGACGCTGCCAACCAATTTTTCGTCTTCATCGGCTCTGCCCTTAGTAAAAAGGCACCCACAAAACGATTCCCGAACGGCTTCGGTCGTCTCGTCAATCTCGTGTTGCTCGGTGCGATTCTTTTCGTCGGCATCATGGCTTATGAAACGATTCATGAGGGCATTGCCCACATTATCGAACCGACAGAATCGACAGGTTTTTGGATCACGCTATCTGTCTTGTTCGTTGGTGTCGTTTTAGAGAGTGGTGTATTTGTTAAAGCGATGCAGGAAATTGCACATGATGCAAAACTGGATTCAAAAGGACCACGTCTCATTCTTGATAGCTTTCGTTCACTCAAACAAGCAAAACCCGCCACACGTCTTGTGTTCCTCGAAGACTTAGTCGCAACCGCTGGTGGAGTCGTCGCGATGATCGCCGTTATTATCTCGCATGTAACACCGTTCCATCAGGCAGAAGGAATCGCTTCGATTCTAATCGGACTGATGATGTTTTATGTCGTCGGGAACGTCTTTTTGCAAAACGCAGCCGGTGCGCTTGGTGAAGCCGATGAGACAATGGCTGCTCGCCTCGGCGGACTGATCATGAAAGATCCTGACGTCAAAGATATTAGTAAGCTCGAAGTTATCAAGGAAGGCGACCATTTCCACGTCGAAGTCGAAATTGAAGTCGATCCGGCGTTGACGATTGCGCAAGCAGACGACATCAAAGATCGTCTCGAACTCCAGATTCGATTGCAACAAGGCATCATCGACGTGACAATTGGTTTTGATGAAGACGATAAAATTCAACAATACATCGTTGCTTCTGACGAGTCATGA
- a CDS encoding MFS transporter, translating into MSFNLKRVLFGKFCSLFAASLFTFVAGLTVLRETSSGFQFALVLLAGSVPRILLSPIAGVLADRWNRKRIIVTTESLSALVLFGLLLYSLQAPLHTVHYIFASVLLTSLSTFLSVTLSSSLPRLVQEKELQRGNALFSTIQSTSTITAPLVAGLLVASVSITQFLVLPFLLFASAAWWNSRLRFLAVDTSPLATTDTPSFVTEFKEGYRYLFRQPVLTTLVLMAIVLNFFFVAFEILLPIILLDRLQFTPFRFGLVESALGAGLLVASLLLALPRFTVKRPLRTIFESLFFIASCYALPALALLGYVPSTLLLPFFMVLLFIDGMLVLRMNIPLQLIVQKQTDPAYLGRVIGVLESVAMAMMPIGTLLFGLLSDHVSIIVLLGVGTVGLFGAALFGFLRLRNDILSENIPVADAKNTSSLTS; encoded by the coding sequence ATGTCATTTAATTTGAAACGTGTCTTATTCGGAAAATTTTGTTCGTTGTTTGCGGCTAGTCTCTTTACGTTTGTTGCCGGACTGACCGTCTTACGGGAAACGTCGTCTGGTTTTCAGTTCGCGCTCGTGTTACTCGCAGGATCCGTACCACGGATTTTGCTCTCACCGATTGCTGGTGTGCTTGCTGATCGCTGGAACCGGAAACGCATCATCGTCACGACCGAAAGTCTAAGTGCACTCGTTTTATTTGGACTCTTGCTTTATTCGCTACAAGCTCCGCTACATACCGTCCATTACATCTTTGCTAGTGTGCTCTTGACGAGCCTGTCGACGTTCTTGTCGGTCACCTTATCAAGCTCGTTACCGCGACTCGTACAAGAAAAGGAGTTACAACGTGGGAATGCCCTCTTCTCGACGATTCAATCGACCTCAACGATTACCGCTCCACTCGTTGCGGGATTGCTCGTCGCCTCTGTCTCGATCACGCAATTCTTGGTTTTACCGTTTCTTCTGTTTGCCTCTGCTGCCTGGTGGAATAGCCGCCTCCGCTTTCTTGCAGTGGATACTTCTCCTCTAGCTACTACCGATACTCCGTCTTTTGTCACGGAGTTTAAAGAAGGCTACCGCTATCTATTCCGTCAACCGGTATTGACGACACTCGTCCTGATGGCGATCGTCCTAAACTTCTTTTTTGTCGCTTTCGAAATCTTGTTACCGATCATTTTGCTCGATCGACTGCAATTCACGCCATTTCGGTTTGGACTGGTCGAGTCTGCACTGGGTGCCGGTCTTCTTGTCGCTTCGTTGCTTCTTGCCTTACCTCGCTTTACGGTGAAACGTCCATTACGAACAATATTCGAGTCGCTCTTTTTCATCGCCTCATGTTACGCACTTCCTGCACTTGCTCTACTCGGCTACGTTCCATCTACTCTACTACTACCTTTTTTCATGGTTCTATTGTTCATCGACGGCATGCTCGTCTTACGCATGAACATTCCACTACAGCTCATCGTTCAAAAACAGACCGATCCGGCTTACCTCGGACGTGTCATCGGTGTTCTAGAATCGGTCGCCATGGCGATGATGCCAATCGGTACCCTATTGTTTGGTTTACTCAGTGATCATGTGTCTATCATCGTGCTACTTGGAGTCGGTACGGTTGGCTTATTCGGTGCAGCGTTATTCGGCTTCCTCCGACTGCGTAACGACATCTTATCCGAGAACATTCCTGTAGCAGACGCAAAAAACACGTCCTCCCTCACTTCGTGA
- a CDS encoding FUSC family protein yields MGGQSLQIGPRTIKTGLAVILALLISNLFNLSPILPAISAATTLLPSVYQTWKQFLEEAEANLIGAFLTLLALWILGDNPANPLAIGIVIMAAISILLAFGFGRTIPHVVLMIIVILESVATATEPLWQVVLIRYLLVMLGIGCALGINALIFPPRYGNVYYQKATKLFEKLLVVTRAIAFEGKVVPYRAAIDKMGRSLLETQNLFNLHKEEIRGTRQKHASLLRNLLILKHMQSCLERGVATAERFREREKALDSIADDLRSELFYHLMHIAQRQEKVLLTYDLLLTEEPLAMEDLVKENIAFVKHSFLDRDELEEEVIMEILPIVVSMNEWIQELESFEKRLNGALRRHITSLTIEQKSVRDKTFNRFKRKKAIDESKK; encoded by the coding sequence ATGGGTGGACAATCCTTACAAATCGGACCACGGACCATCAAGACAGGTCTTGCGGTCATCTTGGCGCTGTTGATCAGTAATCTGTTCAACCTCAGCCCGATCCTACCTGCGATCTCGGCAGCGACGACACTCCTGCCCTCGGTCTATCAGACATGGAAACAATTTCTCGAGGAGGCGGAAGCCAACTTGATTGGTGCCTTTCTGACATTACTCGCGTTATGGATTTTAGGGGATAACCCGGCCAATCCGCTTGCCATCGGTATCGTCATCATGGCAGCAATCTCGATTTTGCTAGCTTTTGGTTTCGGGCGGACGATTCCACACGTTGTTTTGATGATCATCGTCATTCTCGAAAGTGTCGCGACTGCGACGGAACCACTTTGGCAAGTCGTCTTGATTCGTTACTTGCTCGTCATGCTCGGGATCGGCTGTGCGCTCGGCATCAACGCACTAATCTTCCCGCCACGCTATGGCAATGTCTATTATCAAAAAGCAACGAAACTCTTCGAAAAGCTACTCGTCGTCACACGGGCGATCGCCTTTGAAGGAAAGGTCGTCCCATATCGTGCGGCAATCGATAAGATGGGACGTTCGCTCCTTGAGACACAAAATCTGTTCAACCTACACAAGGAAGAGATCCGAGGAACACGTCAGAAGCACGCCTCGCTCTTACGGAACCTGTTGATCCTCAAACATATGCAATCGTGTCTTGAACGTGGTGTCGCGACAGCAGAACGCTTCAGAGAGCGAGAGAAGGCACTCGACTCAATTGCTGACGATCTTCGAAGTGAATTGTTCTACCACTTGATGCACATCGCCCAGCGCCAAGAGAAGGTCTTGCTGACATATGATCTCTTGTTGACGGAAGAACCGCTCGCGATGGAGGATCTCGTCAAAGAGAACATCGCTTTCGTCAAGCATTCGTTTCTTGACCGAGATGAGCTCGAGGAAGAAGTCATCATGGAAATTCTACCGATCGTCGTCTCGATGAACGAGTGGATCCAAGAACTTGAATCTTTCGAAAAACGGCTCAATGGTGCGCTTCGTCGTCATATCACGTCGCTGACGATCGAGCAAAAATCGGTCCGGGACAAAACATTTAATCGATTTAAACGCAAAAAAGCCATTGACGAAAGTAAAAAGTAA
- a CDS encoding MGMT family protein, with product MNPFTQDVLTIIRSIPAGRVMTYGQVARLAGHPRSARQVARILHSMSKTERLPWHRVLAAGGKLSLEGDEQRLALEAEGIEFLNDRQLDLSRYQVKSE from the coding sequence ATGAACCCGTTCACGCAAGATGTCCTAACAATCATTCGCTCGATTCCAGCTGGTCGCGTCATGACTTACGGGCAAGTCGCTCGGCTCGCCGGGCATCCACGGAGTGCACGACAAGTCGCACGGATTCTCCACAGCATGAGTAAGACGGAACGTCTACCATGGCACCGTGTCCTTGCTGCTGGTGGCAAACTGTCGCTTGAAGGTGACGAACAACGACTTGCGCTTGAAGCAGAAGGGATCGAGTTCCTAAATGATCGCCAACTCGATTTATCGCGTTATCAAGTAAAAAGTGAATAA
- a CDS encoding aromatic amino acid hydroxylase, whose amino-acid sequence MSTPIIPSHLRPHVAPQHYEDYTPTDHAVWRYVMRLNLNTLQDTAHPAYLEGLAASGISPERIPDVREMTANLSRGGWGTVAVDGLIPGVAFFDFQGHGLLPIATDIRKVDNILYTPAPDILHEAAGHAPILMNPVYAEFVRRFGEIGAHAFNHKAEHDVFKALKKLTIVKESPFSTPADIEQAEIELAETRTHVKGISEANEISRLFWWTVEFGLIGDIDNPQIYGAGLLSSVGESRHCLTDAVVKHPFSLEKALATKHDVTSMQKELFVCESFEQLRDALEEFAQSMSYIRGGIHGLTKAVESGNLSTLVFESGLSLVGVPETQEIHDSLHLVKLTGPTALAANGEVLTGQGLADHPEGFTLLHGKELNEVLMQVKVGERLDWTEGNVQVTGDITAIQNVNGHRALVILETATLTNDGKTMTMDRMELIVGDITSAFPGTEVEALKPIPETVEFERIERPLTAADPIFEVVREIREGRTGRERLPQLIDQTLVQLPDAWLLRLELLELADEVDQPRLIADLERLKATSEQRDELITRGMALLDVVRQ is encoded by the coding sequence ATGTCTACACCAATCATTCCAAGTCACTTACGTCCACACGTCGCACCACAGCACTACGAAGATTACACACCAACGGATCATGCCGTTTGGAGATACGTCATGCGACTGAACTTAAATACGTTACAAGATACGGCGCATCCGGCATACCTCGAAGGACTTGCCGCTTCAGGAATCAGCCCGGAACGGATTCCGGACGTGCGCGAGATGACAGCGAACCTAAGCCGTGGTGGCTGGGGAACAGTCGCTGTTGATGGTCTCATTCCCGGCGTCGCGTTCTTTGATTTCCAAGGTCACGGTCTATTGCCAATCGCGACTGATATCCGAAAAGTCGATAACATTCTCTACACACCAGCGCCTGATATCTTGCACGAAGCAGCGGGACACGCGCCGATCTTAATGAATCCGGTCTACGCGGAATTCGTTCGTCGCTTTGGTGAAATCGGGGCACATGCCTTTAACCATAAAGCAGAGCATGACGTCTTCAAAGCACTCAAGAAGTTGACGATCGTCAAAGAGAGTCCTTTCTCGACGCCAGCCGATATCGAGCAAGCTGAAATCGAGCTCGCTGAGACACGGACACATGTCAAAGGCATTTCTGAAGCCAATGAAATCTCACGTCTATTCTGGTGGACGGTTGAATTCGGTCTGATTGGTGACATCGACAATCCGCAAATCTACGGTGCAGGTCTTCTCTCATCAGTCGGTGAAAGTCGCCACTGTTTGACGGACGCTGTCGTCAAACATCCGTTCTCGCTTGAGAAAGCACTTGCGACGAAACATGACGTGACGAGCATGCAAAAAGAGCTCTTCGTCTGTGAATCGTTTGAACAGCTTCGCGATGCACTTGAAGAATTCGCCCAATCGATGTCGTACATCCGCGGTGGTATCCACGGACTGACGAAAGCAGTCGAATCAGGTAACCTGTCGACGCTCGTCTTCGAGAGTGGTCTCTCGCTCGTCGGTGTTCCTGAAACGCAAGAAATTCACGATTCGTTGCACCTTGTCAAACTGACAGGACCGACAGCGCTTGCTGCAAACGGTGAAGTATTAACAGGTCAAGGTCTTGCTGATCATCCCGAAGGCTTTACACTCCTTCATGGCAAGGAATTAAATGAAGTATTGATGCAAGTCAAAGTCGGTGAGCGTCTGGACTGGACGGAAGGCAATGTCCAAGTTACAGGTGATATCACGGCGATTCAAAACGTCAATGGTCACCGCGCACTCGTCATCTTAGAGACAGCGACACTAACGAACGATGGAAAAACGATGACGATGGATCGGATGGAATTGATTGTCGGCGACATCACGTCAGCGTTCCCAGGAACAGAAGTCGAAGCGCTAAAGCCGATTCCGGAAACAGTCGAGTTCGAACGGATCGAACGTCCGTTGACAGCTGCTGATCCAATCTTCGAAGTCGTCCGCGAGATTCGCGAAGGACGTACTGGTCGCGAACGATTGCCACAACTCATCGATCAGACACTCGTCCAGTTACCAGATGCTTGGTTGCTTCGTCTCGAATTACTCGAGTTAGCGGACGAAGTCGATCAACCGCGTCTCATCGCTGATCTCGAGCGTTTAAAAGCAACATCTGAGCAACGAGATGAATTGATTACACGCGGGATGGCTTTACTCGACGTCGTTCGTCAATGA
- a CDS encoding pyridoxamine 5'-phosphate oxidase family protein, with translation MSTHTTNQEAVETVKKLIDKIETAMLTTISAEGLVSRPMQTQDIEFDGDLWFLTSKETDKYQELLKNPSVNVSYVDKSYVSIRGTAELVEDIERKKELWSPRYEAYLGTTYEDPKVVLIKVNTEAAEYWETGNTTKSVKQVLKKVVGKDDENEINKTVDLS, from the coding sequence ATGTCAACGCATACTACGAATCAAGAAGCAGTCGAAACGGTCAAGAAACTGATTGATAAAATCGAAACAGCCATGCTGACAACGATTTCAGCAGAGGGACTCGTATCCCGTCCGATGCAAACACAAGATATCGAATTTGATGGCGACCTCTGGTTCCTCACTTCAAAAGAAACAGACAAATATCAAGAACTACTTAAAAACCCAAGTGTCAACGTATCTTATGTCGATAAATCATACGTCTCGATCCGCGGAACAGCGGAACTCGTTGAAGACATCGAACGGAAGAAAGAGCTCTGGAGCCCACGCTATGAAGCTTATCTCGGAACGACCTATGAAGATCCGAAAGTCGTCTTGATCAAGGTCAACACGGAAGCAGCGGAGTACTGGGAAACAGGAAACACGACGAAGTCCGTTAAACAAGTATTGAAAAAAGTCGTCGGTAAAGATGATGAGAACGAAATTAACAAAACAGTCGACTTGTCTTAA
- a CDS encoding LLM class flavin-dependent oxidoreductase has product MKLSILDQSPVSKGQSPSDALHETVELAKIADELGYHRLWVSEHHFAKTLAGSSPEVLIAYMAAVTKQIRLGSGGVMLPHYSAYKVAENFRVLEGLAPNRIDLGLGRAPGGMPLATRALQEGSSPRFGGADYGEQLDDLVDYLKDGAPAGHRFAGLVATPEVDTTPEGWLLGSSGGSALNAAQRGFGFAFAHFINGQGGQEVMDYYRHNFMATSFNETPQTLVSIFVTCAETTEEAERLASSLDLSLLLLEKGVSSTGTPTPEEAAAYPYTFQDQFRIAENRKRMIVGNPESVAKQLQELADSYGTDEVMIASMIADKEAKQQSLKFIMDAVKATV; this is encoded by the coding sequence ATGAAACTTAGTATTTTAGACCAATCCCCGGTCTCTAAAGGACAATCCCCATCTGATGCCTTACACGAAACGGTCGAGCTCGCGAAAATCGCGGACGAACTTGGCTACCATCGCCTGTGGGTATCCGAGCACCACTTTGCGAAAACACTAGCGGGTTCAAGCCCGGAAGTCTTGATCGCTTATATGGCAGCTGTGACGAAACAGATTCGTCTCGGTTCAGGTGGTGTCATGTTACCCCATTACAGTGCTTATAAAGTTGCAGAGAACTTCCGTGTTCTTGAAGGACTTGCACCAAACCGGATCGACCTTGGACTCGGTCGAGCACCGGGCGGTATGCCGCTTGCGACACGTGCGTTACAGGAAGGATCGTCGCCACGTTTTGGTGGAGCCGATTACGGTGAACAACTCGATGATCTCGTCGATTACTTGAAAGACGGAGCACCTGCCGGACACCGGTTCGCGGGACTCGTTGCAACACCAGAAGTCGATACGACTCCAGAAGGCTGGTTGCTCGGATCAAGTGGTGGGAGTGCCTTGAACGCAGCGCAACGCGGATTCGGATTTGCATTTGCTCACTTCATCAATGGACAAGGTGGTCAAGAAGTGATGGATTACTACCGTCATAACTTCATGGCAACGTCGTTCAATGAGACACCACAAACGCTTGTTTCGATCTTCGTGACGTGTGCTGAAACGACGGAAGAAGCAGAACGTCTAGCGTCAAGCCTGGACCTGTCACTGCTCTTACTTGAAAAAGGCGTCTCGTCAACAGGAACGCCAACTCCTGAAGAGGCAGCGGCGTATCCGTATACGTTCCAAGATCAGTTCCGGATTGCTGAAAACCGGAAGCGGATGATCGTCGGTAACCCGGAATCCGTTGCAAAACAATTGCAAGAGCTTGCCGATTCATATGGAACGGACGAAGTGATGATCGCTTCGATGATCGCTGACAAAGAAGCAAAACAACAATCATTGAAATTCATCATGGACGCTGTCAAAGCGACGGTCTGA